In one window of Brachyhypopomus gauderio isolate BG-103 chromosome 16, BGAUD_0.2, whole genome shotgun sequence DNA:
- the LOC143477808 gene encoding uncharacterized protein LOC143477808 — protein MEENAFLALCEVAARPDGCEELSHRYDPQCMMEFHWSWDRIFRPHTAEGPVVHRSAGGFLFLSAGRCKKMVGTASALSLVLPCLVLMNCSASKCACRVIQRTIGDSMEPATR, from the exons ATGGAAGAGAATGCATTTCTCGCTCTTTGTGAG GTAGCTGCCAGACCTGATGGCTGTGAGGAACTGTCCCACAGATATGATCCTCAGTGCATGATGGAATTCCACTGGAGTTGGGACAGGATTTTTAGACCTCACACAGCTGAAG gtccagtggtgcatcgtagtgcagggggcttcctctttctgagtgcggggcgatgcaaaaaaatggtgggaacagcatctgctctcagcctagtcttgccctgtttggttctgatgaactgctctgcctcaaaatgtgcctgcagagtgat ccaaagaaccataggggattcaatggagcctgcaaccaGATAG